Within Nematostella vectensis chromosome 1, jaNemVect1.1, whole genome shotgun sequence, the genomic segment TACACGCTACACTGTCCCTGAACGAACAGCTAAAAGAACTAGTGCGGTTTGGCCTTTAGACAATTACGATCAAAACGATGGATTCAACTATGTATATTATAACCGGAGATGCCCCAGATGACTTTATCTGTAATGTGTGGTAAGTCAGATTTCAAACCAACTTATTGactctatttatttttatggaagGTTAACGGACTATTCACCTCCTTCTTTTTAGTGGCACTGTTATGCTGGTGCCGGTGGTAATGCCCAATTGCGGACATTCATGCTGCAGTTCTTGTGCCGAGAGGGTCAACAGAAAGTGCCCAGAATGCCGCGAAGAATTTGGCGCAACGGCGGAGTTGAGGGAGAACATCTCCCTCAAAAGGATAATAAGGCGCTTGCAAGCGAAGTGCAAGCGCTGTCCATTCAATGGGGAGCTTGGGCTTGTACTTGACCATCTCTGCCCAGAGAGAGAGACAGAGTGTACGAACCCAAGCTGCAACGTTAAGGTGAAAAGGTCGGCACTAAGTTCTCATTTACAAGTGTGCCCACAAAAAATGACGGAATGTGCAGAGTGCCAAAAGCGGATGCCACGTGCGCTACTAGAGAGGCACTCCCAATATGAGTGTTTTCAGCGCATGGTCCAGTGTGTGCTTTGCACGGAGAACGTGAAAaggtatttattttatatgctAAGGTATCTTGAGTACATACCACAGGTATACACTGGCTAGTTTTAATATTTTTCCGGTGTGGAACTAGAACATACAATGCATATTCGGACGTATGAAATTTTTAACTAACTCTGCTGAAtcatgcttttttttaatcttgtAGAGATGGATTGAATTTGCACTTAACCAACTGCGAGGAGCGCAGTCGAACCTGTGGTGTTCCTGGCTGTCATTTTCATGGCAACCAGGAACAGATGTTACGCCATAGAGTCAGCTATGCGTCGGGCCACGTTGAGCTGTACCGGACGTATGCTGAACGCCTAGCCCACGCCATTGCTAAAAAGGTAAACCATTTGTCGTGATTGATGGCCCGCTTTCTATGCATGCTCGCGGATCCAGCGCTTACTTTCTTCGGCCACGGAAACCTGCCCGCACAGTGCGCTGTATCTTTGAGCATTCATTCTAAGTTGCCCATTATTGTTTGATAAAATAAACTTaatcttccttttttttatgcagAGCACTCCAAGCGTAGAAAAATTGCCTCTGAGGGTAGAGACTTTTCTCTGGTGCACAGAGGCGTTTAAAGAGAAAGCGGCCTCAGCAT encodes:
- the LOC5519078 gene encoding TNF receptor-associated factor family protein DDB_G0273433/DDB_G0273509, whose protein sequence is MDSTMYIITGDAPDDFICNVCGTVMLVPVVMPNCGHSCCSSCAERVNRKCPECREEFGATAELRENISLKRIIRRLQAKCKRCPFNGELGLVLDHLCPERETECTNPSCNVKVKRSALSSHLQVCPQKMTECAECQKRMPRALLERHSQYECFQRMVQCVLCTENVKRDGLNLHLTNCEERSRTCGVPGCHFHGNQEQMLRHRVSYASGHVELYRTYAERLAHAIAKKSTPSVEKLPLRVETFLWCTEAFKEKAASACAGQPLTSPTYRSEAGEKWRLVLFVKPYKLYAQLQSSVAPLNVNIRLILLDDAYENRDQIFTADGLLIKEGQMFGQRGSLKDLETYVEGPQKTLKIKMIIEHISYSVTY